Genomic DNA from Pseudomonas fitomaticsae:
GAGGTAGTCGGTGGACAAACCGCCGAACAGCGCCGAATCCACGCCCAGCCGGCGCAAGCCCACCGCCACGTTGAACGGCGAGCCACCGGCAATCGCCTTGAAATTGACTTTCGATGCCTGTCCGCCGGCATCGTCTTGGCTGAAGAAATCGAACAGCGCTTCGCCACACACCAGGTACATAGTTGTTTGCTCTTTATAAGGTTGCGACATGCAGTCGATAGCGTTCATAGGCCTGCTGGAACGCCGCGACATTGGCGGCAACCGGCAGGGTTTCACTGTTCAGGTCGAGCTTCACGCAGCGCTGGCAAAGGTCGGCCAGGGTGTCTTCGTGGCCGTTCGACCACGACTTGCACCACGCCGCCTGAATCGCCGCGCCCAGCGCAGCGGCTTCGCTCTGCTCGGTGCAGATCACCGGGGTGTTCATGATGTCGGCGACGATCTGCCGCCACACCGCACTTTTCGAACCGCCGCCGATCAGGCAAATGCTGCGGCTTTGTAAACCATTCTGGCGTAGCAGATCCAGTCCATAACGCAGGCCGAAGGTGGTGCCTTCGACGGCGGCGCGGCACAGATTGGCTTGCGTCAGGTTATCGATCGTCAGGCCATGCAGGCTGCCGCTGGCGTGGGGCAGGGGAGGCACGCGTTCGCCGTTGAGGAACGGCAGCATGCTGACACCCTCGGCGCCGATCGGGGCCTGGGCCACCAAGGCGTTGAAGGCGTCGAGATCGAGGTCGAACAGTTCACGGATCGCGCCGGTGGCATTGGTCAGGTTCATGGTGCAGATCAACGGCATCCAGCCTCCGCTCGACGAACAGAAGGTCGCGACCGACGCATCCGGACTGACCTTCGGCGCTTCGGCGTAGGCGTACACCGTGCCGGAAGAACCGAGGCTCATGGTGATCGCGCCCGGCTGAATATTGCCGGTGCCGATGGCGCCCATCATGTTGTCGCCGCCACCGCTGGATACCAGTGCGTTGGGGTTGATACCGAGTTGTTCGGCAATCGCCGGCAGGATCGTGCCGACCGCTTGATGGGCGTCGATCAGCTCCGGCAGCGCGGCTTGCAGACGGCCGCTGGTGTCGATGTCGCGCAGCAGCTGCAAATCCCATTGGCGAGTGCGTACGTTGAAATAGCCGGTGCCGGACGCGTCGCCGTATTCGCTGCACGCACGGCCGGTGAGCCAGAAATTTAGGTAGTCGTGGGGTAGCAGGATTCGTGCGATGCGGGAGAAAACGTCTGGATGCTGTTCCTTGGTCCACAGCAGTTTGGATACGGTGTAGCCCGGCGCGATGACCACGCCGAGGCGTTCCAGCGAGCCTTGCTCTCCGCCCAGATGAGCGAGCAGACGGTCGTTTTCAGCCGTGGTTTCGGTGTCGCACCAGAGCTTGGCCGGGCGCAGGACCTGGCCTTGATCGTCGAGCAGCACCAGACCGTGTTGCTGGCCGGAGACGCCGATGCCGAGGATCGACTGGCCGTCGACATTTGCCGCCAATAAAGCGCGGCGGGTGGCGAGGGCGAAGGCCTCAAGCCATTGCGCGGTGTCCTGCTCGCGACGGCCGTTGGCGGCGCTGATCATCGTGTGGGCGGCGGCGCCCTGGCCGAGGACCTGACCGCTGGTGGCGTCGAGGATGATCGCTTTGGTGCCTTGGGTGCCGCAGTCGATGCCGAGGAACAGTTGTTGGGTTGTCATGAATGTTTCACCCGTCAGGACAGAATGCTTTCCAGCGTCCGCGTCACGCCTTCTTCGCGCAAGCTGTTCAGGCACCATTCGAACGCTGCGACAAATTCTGGCGAACGCGGTATCGCCGTGCCGAAAATCTCCTCGACCCCCAGCAACCGCTCAGTGATCAAAGCATCCTCCGCCACCAACGCCTGACAAAACGCCGCCCGAGGATCCGGAATCGAATAAGTGTCGCCATTCTCGTCCACACCCTTCAAGTAAAGCGCCCAGGCCGCCACCACCAGCGCTGCACGCTTGGTCTCGCGCCCATCGGCAATCAACCGATTGATCGTCGGAATAGTGAACTTGGGAAACTTCGACGACCCATCCGAGCAAACCCGCTCAAGCTGATCGGCAATCGCCTGATTGGAAAACCGCGCCACCAGCGTGTCCTTGTATTCGGTCAGGTCGATCCCCGGCACCGGCGCCAGTTGCGGGGTTACGTCCAGGTCCATGTAGGCGCGCATGTAGCGCACGAACAACGGGTCGTTCATGGTCTCGTGAACGAAGCGGTAACCCTTCAAAAAGCCCAGATAAGTCAGCGCCAGATGGCTGCCGTTGAGCAGTTTGATCTTCATCTCTTCGTAAGGTGAAACGTCGTCGGTGAACTGCACGCCGACCTTTTCCCAGGCCGGGCGGCCGTTGACGAACTTGTCTTCCAGTACCCATTGCACGAACGGCTCGCAGACCACCGGCCAAGCGTCGTCGACGGCGTGTTTGTCCGCCAGTTGCAGGCGATGCGCGGTGCTGGTCATCGGCGTGATGCGGTCGACCATGGCGTTGGGGAAGCTGACGTTGGCGTCGATCCAGTCGCGCAGGTCCGGATCCAGCAGCGCGGTAAAGGCCAGCAGAGCTTTGCGAGTGACGGCGCCGTTGTGCGGCAGGTTATCGCAGGACATCACCGTGAACGCCGGAGTGCCCGCCGCACGTCGCTTGGCCAGCGCCGCACAGAGGAAACCGAACACGGTTTTCGGCTGTTGCGGGTACGTCAGGTCGTGCTGAATCTGCGGCAGGTGCGCCATGAACTCGCCGTTGCTGTCGTCAATGCAATAACCGCCCTCGGTGATGGTCAGCGAGACAATGCGGATCTGCGGGTCGGCGAGTTTTTCGATCAGCACCTGAGCGCTGTCCTCGGCCAGCAGCATGTCGCGGATCGCACCGATGACGCGAACTTCGGTGTCGTCGCTGTCGCCGAGTTCGAACAGGGTGAACAGGTAGTCTTGCTCCTTGAGGTCGTCGCGGGCGCGGCG
This window encodes:
- the xylB gene encoding xylulokinase, whose product is MTTQQLFLGIDCGTQGTKAIILDATSGQVLGQGAAAHTMISAANGRREQDTAQWLEAFALATRRALLAANVDGQSILGIGVSGQQHGLVLLDDQGQVLRPAKLWCDTETTAENDRLLAHLGGEQGSLERLGVVIAPGYTVSKLLWTKEQHPDVFSRIARILLPHDYLNFWLTGRACSEYGDASGTGYFNVRTRQWDLQLLRDIDTSGRLQAALPELIDAHQAVGTILPAIAEQLGINPNALVSSGGGDNMMGAIGTGNIQPGAITMSLGSSGTVYAYAEAPKVSPDASVATFCSSSGGWMPLICTMNLTNATGAIRELFDLDLDAFNALVAQAPIGAEGVSMLPFLNGERVPPLPHASGSLHGLTIDNLTQANLCRAAVEGTTFGLRYGLDLLRQNGLQSRSICLIGGGSKSAVWRQIVADIMNTPVICTEQSEAAALGAAIQAAWCKSWSNGHEDTLADLCQRCVKLDLNSETLPVAANVAAFQQAYERYRLHVATL
- a CDS encoding mannitol dehydrogenase family protein, translating into MKLNKQNLNRLATEVKLPAYSLSDTRQGIAHIGVGGFHRAHQAYYTDALMNTGEALDWAICGVGLRAEDRRARDDLKEQDYLFTLFELGDSDDTEVRVIGAIRDMLLAEDSAQVLIEKLADPQIRIVSLTITEGGYCIDDSNGEFMAHLPQIQHDLTYPQQPKTVFGFLCAALAKRRAAGTPAFTVMSCDNLPHNGAVTRKALLAFTALLDPDLRDWIDANVSFPNAMVDRITPMTSTAHRLQLADKHAVDDAWPVVCEPFVQWVLEDKFVNGRPAWEKVGVQFTDDVSPYEEMKIKLLNGSHLALTYLGFLKGYRFVHETMNDPLFVRYMRAYMDLDVTPQLAPVPGIDLTEYKDTLVARFSNQAIADQLERVCSDGSSKFPKFTIPTINRLIADGRETKRAALVVAAWALYLKGVDENGDTYSIPDPRAAFCQALVAEDALITERLLGVEEIFGTAIPRSPEFVAAFEWCLNSLREEGVTRTLESILS